Proteins encoded within one genomic window of Ranitomeya variabilis isolate aRanVar5 chromosome 4, aRanVar5.hap1, whole genome shotgun sequence:
- the GPATCH8 gene encoding G patch domain-containing protein 8 isoform X3 — MGMGRMEMELDYAEDATERRRVLEIEKEDTEELRQKYKDFVDKEKAIAKALEELRANFYCELCDKQYQKHQEFDNHINSYDHAHKQRLKDLKQREFARNVSSRSRKDERKQEKALRRLLELAEQRRQSESSAPGSGPMFKTTTVALDDDSVEDDDVPVSTCSTLQDSPKLVQEETLSQPVSTAPTQPTSPAITFGFKSSSGPSSLQKVGFSFSFAKKTSLKLESSAAVFKDHGEEVGSTEEEEEKVLADLICSVKPVEGEISKENETKVEEEEGQEDNGASLASTLSKLKKMKCEERGTHAGEPEYYHYMPPAHCKVKPNFQFLLFMRSTEQTKVENVQQKNEKKNAVVTKAKAVKQTENKSEKNTVGDGKASVSQSVVSNSSPVSSKVDKKDDVVDKDASSAANEESPKSSPTPMKELQERPKHPTGPFFPVLSKDESTTLQWPSELLIFTQAEPSISYSCNPLYFDFKLSRNKDGKAKAVEKPKDNPGTSQDGATVADSNTEPNVTVKKESVPVVHTCGAQPKVSTATSSDVKSESLEEGNKGEATRKSHKQKKKKKHKKSGKRKRKPKEGDEGTEPKMKKRKKHKHKKSKVSSRTVLKVEDTEQSTSPALAGRSKDTVPLGKLRTKETKDDNVGNPSNKQDLHASSKEPENKKVKTEPKQSLLLPAQPTSSSSLRNTPTKARNRQSSAEYDSEDNASGKKSMSRYSDEYESASDRSRSRSRSGKRRRSYSSSSEGSSDRSRYSHDQSYSDSDYSDYSSGSRRRSKRRSPGSDSDSVASKRHSTRHKYSSSDYSRSRSRSRSRSRRSRSRGRGRSSSSSRSRSKRSRSLTGHSWKRSRSYSRDRSTSVRSHSGKGSHGRDSVDSRRSGRRDFNRSKIYRSQSPHYSRSGSRRESSRASETRGASGTNIPRISTEKDTGRCSLTAKQLLEKIQSRRLGKAASTTDDGNSKLGSKVKDPPQGYFGPKLPPALGTKTTPLPLIGKLPVVSKGTVHQKGENESGETSVSLEGEQGKEEKASVQVDNVPESEPPASVAEPLSKEDSVFCEPPAENLEEGTVSNPLGNGSLPFPHLHGRMMPPPPDSEFFHASAYPPATVDPNSIRPDGEDEEEEEEDEEEEGSLAPLESQPITFTPEEMEKYSKLQQAAQQHIQQQLLAKQVKNFPAGIIPHALQSVTPALQPIHIQQAPTPVSAASITTVQHAILQHAAAAAAIGIQPHPQSLAQVHHIPQPHLAPFSLSHLTHSLIPAHPAAFLASHPIHIIPASALHPAGPLTLHHVPHAALYPTLLAPRPATAAAATALHLHPLLHPIFSGQDLQHPPSHGT; from the exons ATGGGGATGGGACGTATGGAAATGGAG TTGGACTATGCAGAAGATGCCACAGAACGAAGACGTGTCTTGGAGATAGAGAAGGAAGACACTGAAGAACTAAGGCAAAAGTATAAG GATTTTGTGGATAAGGAGAAAGCCATTGCGAAAGCCCTGGAAGAGCTGCGGGCTAACTTCTACTGCGAGTTGTGTGACAAGCAATATCAGAAGCACCAGGAATTTGACAACCACATAAACTCTTATGATCACGCTCACAAACAG AGGCTGAAGGACCTTAAACAGAGGGAGTTCGCCCGAAATGTTTCTTCTCGGTCACGGAAAGATGAGCGCAAGCAGGAGAAAGCTCTGCGACGTCTTCTTGAATTGGCAGAGCAGAGGAGGCAGTCTGAAAG CAGTGCTCCTGGCAGTGGTCCCATGTTCAAGACAACTACTGTTGCCCTTGATGATGACTCTGTGGAAGATGATGATGTTCCAGTCAGTACATGCTCAACCTTGCAAGACAGCCCTAAACTAGTCCAGGAAGAAACCTTGTCCCAACCTGTCAGCACTGCACCCACGCAACCCACTTCCCCAGCCATAACTTTTGGTTTCAAAAGCTCTTCTGGCCCATCCTCGCTTCAGAAAGTAGGTTTCTCCTTTTCATTTGCCAAAAAAACATCTTTGAAGTTAGAGTCCTCTGCCGCTGTCTTCAAGGACCATGGTGAAGAGGTGGGATcaacagaggaggaagaggagaaggtacTAGCTGATCTTATATGCTCTGTAAAGCCAGTAGAAGGAGAGATCAGCAAAGAGAATGAAACTAAAGTGGAAGAGGAGGAAGGTCAAGAAGATAATGGCGCGTCCCTTGCAAGCACTTTATCAAAACTGAAGAAGATGAAATGTGAAGAAAGGGGTACTCATGCTGGTGAACCAGAGTACTATCACTATATGCCGCCTGCTCACTGTAAGGTAAAACCCAACTTCCAGTTTTTGCTATTCATGAGATCCACAGAGCAAACAAAGGTGGAAAACGTGCAGCAgaagaatgagaaaaaaaatgctgttgtTACCAAGGCTAAGGCTGTCAAACAGACTGAAAATAAAAGTGAAAAGAATACTGTTGGTGATGGCAAGGCTTCTGTGTCTCAGTCAGTTGTAAGCAATTCTTCTCCAGTTTCATCCAAAGTTGACAAAAAAGATGATGTGGTAGACAAAGATGCATCTAGCGCTGCAAATGAAGAGTCTCCCAAAAGTTCCCCCACACCAATGAAAGAGCTGCAGGAGAGGCCCAAGCACCCAACAGGTCCTTTTTTCCCAGTCCTAAGCAAGGATGAGAGCACAACTCTGCAGTGGCCCTCTGAGCTTTTAATATTCACCCAAGCAGAACCTTCCATCTCCTATAGTTGTAACCCGTTATACTTTGACTTCAAACTTTCCCGAAATAAAGATGGAAAAGCCAAAGCTGTGGAGAAGCCCAAAGATAACCCAGGTACAAGCCAAGATGGTGCAACTGTTGCTGATTCAAACACAGAGCCGAATGTCACAGTTAAAAAAGAATCTGTCCCAGTGGTACATACTTGTGGAGCACAACCTAAAGTTTCCACTGCTACTTCTAGTGATGTAAAATCTGAATCTCTTGAAGAAGGGAACAAAGGTGAAGCTACGCGGAAGTctcataaacagaaaaaaaagaaaaagcacaagAAGAGCGGCAAGCGAAAACGGAAACCCAAAGAAGGAGACGAAGGTACAGAACCAAAAATGAAGAAAAGGAAGAAGCATAAGCACAAGAAGTCAAAGGTTTCTTCCAGAACAGTGTTGAAGGTAGAAGATACAGAGCAAAGTACATCTCCTGCATTGGCAGGTCGCTCAAAAGATACAGTGCCTCTAGGAAAGCTGCGGACTAAAGAGACTAAAGACGACAATGTGGGTAATCCTAGTAATAAACAGGACCTTCATGCTTCCTCCAAAGAGCCGGAGAACAAAAAAGTTAAAACGGAGCCCAAGCAATCACTTTTACTTCCTGCACAACCAACATCTTCCTCTTCTCTCAGAAATACGCCCACCAAGGCCAGAAACCGCCAAAGTAGTGCAGAGTATGATAGTGAGGATAATGCCAGTGGGAAAAAATCCATGTCTAGGTACAGTGATGAGTATGAGTCTGCAAGTGACCGGTCAAGAAGTCGGTCAAGATCTGGAAAGAGGCGACGGTCTTATTCTTCCAGTTCAGAAGGGTCTTCGGATAGAAGCCGATATAGTCATGATCAGAGTTATTCAGATAGTGATTACAGTGACTATAGCAGTGGATCAAGGAGGCGGTCTAAGCGACGGTCACCTGGTTCAGATTCAGACTCTGTGGCTTCTAAGAGACATTCCACTAGACATAAATATTCGTCATCTGATTACAGCCGTAGTCGTTCTAGGAGCAGAAGTCGCTCAAGAAGAAGTAGAAGTCGGGGTAGAGGAAGATCTAGTAGTAGTAGCCGAAGTCGGAGCAAAAGGAGCCGCAGCCTAACTGGTCACAGCTGGAAGCGCAGCCGTAGCTACAGTAGGGATCGGAGTACAAGTGTTCGCAGTCATTCTGGAAAAGGATCTCATGGGAGGGATAGTGTAGATAGCCGTAGAAGTGGTAGACGGGATTTTAATCGCTCTAAGATTTATCGCTCACAATCTCCACATTATTCACGTTCTGGTAGCCGAAGAGAGAGCAGCCGAGCATCAGAAACCAGAGGAGCAAGTGGCACTAACATCCCCCGCATTAGCACTGAGAAAGATACAGGGAGGTGTTCCTTAACAGCAAAACAACTCCTAGAAAAAATCCAGTCTCGACGTTTAGGGAAGGCAGCAAGCACTACAGATGATGGCAACTCAAAATTAGGTTCAAAAGTAAAAGACCCACCTCAGGGATACTTTGGTCCAAAGTTGCCACCTGCTCTTGGTACTAAAACTACTCCACTCCCATTAATAGGCAAACTGCCAGTGGTTTCCAAAGGCACCGTGCATCAGAAAGGTGAGAATGAGTCTGGAGAGACATCAGTTTCCTTAGAAGGGGAGCAGGGGAAAGAAGAGAAGGCCTCCGTCCAGGTTGATAATGTTCCAGAGTCTGAACCTCCTGCATCTGTAGCGGAACCTCTGTCCAAAGAAGATTCTGTTTTCTGTGAGCCACCTGCTGAAAACCTCGAAGAGGGAACCGTATCTAACCCTTTGGGTAACGGAAGTCTTCCATTTCCACATCTCCATGGCAGAATGATGCCTCCACCACCCGATTCTGAATTTTTTCATGCTTCAGCTTATCCTCCTGCCACAGTTGATCCAAATTCTATTCGGCCAGATggggaagatgaggaggaagaagaggaggatgaagaggaagaaGGCTCATTAGCACCTTTAGAAAGCCAGCCCATCACTTTTACTCCAGAAGAAATGGAAAAATATagcaaactacaacaagcagctcaACAGCATATACAACAACAGCTGTTAGCCAAGCAAGTTAAGAATTTCCCAGCAGGAATTATCCCGCATGCCCTGCAGTCTGTTACACCAGCCCTCCAGCCTATACATATTCAGCAGGCACCAACCCCAGTATCTGCTGCCTCTATTACCACTGTACAGCATGCCATCCTTCAGCATGCGGCCGCTGCAGCAGCTATTGGTATCCAACCTCACCCGCAATCTTTAGCACAGGTCCATCACATCCCTCAGCCACATTTAGCTCCCTTCTCTCTTTCTCACCTTACCCACTCTCTAATTCCAGCCCACCCTGCTGCTTTCTTAGCTAGTCATCCAATACACATAATTCCTGCCTCTGCCCTACACCCTGCTGGCCCTCTGACTCTTCATCATGTCCCCCATGCTGCTCTTTACCCAACTCTGCTTGCTCCACGGCCAGCCACAGCTGCTGCTGCCACAGCTTTACACCTTCATCCTCTCCTTCATCCCATCTTCTCAGGCCAAGACCTGCAGCACCCACCTAGCCATGGGACTTGA